Proteins from a genomic interval of Rhodothermus marinus:
- a CDS encoding (2Fe-2S)-binding protein produces the protein MRHTIQVTVNGQTHRVEVEPRLLLVELIRDVLGLTGTHVGCDTSQCGACTVHVNGEAVKSCTMFAVQADGCEITTIEGLARDGALHPLQEGFWQEHGLQCGFCTPGIIMAAADLLRRNPDPSEEEIRHALEGNFCRCTGYHNIVRAIQYAAARMRGEAVVPRGEAASTGAS, from the coding sequence ATGCGGCACACGATTCAGGTCACGGTCAACGGGCAGACGCACCGGGTGGAGGTCGAGCCCCGCCTGCTGCTGGTCGAACTGATCCGCGACGTACTGGGGCTGACGGGCACGCACGTCGGCTGCGACACGAGCCAGTGCGGCGCCTGCACGGTGCACGTCAACGGCGAGGCCGTCAAGTCCTGCACCATGTTCGCCGTGCAGGCCGACGGCTGCGAGATCACCACGATCGAGGGACTGGCTCGAGATGGCGCGTTGCATCCGCTGCAGGAGGGCTTCTGGCAGGAGCACGGCCTGCAGTGCGGTTTCTGCACGCCGGGCATCATCATGGCGGCGGCCGACCTGCTGCGGCGCAACCCGGATCCGTCGGAGGAAGAAATCCGGCACGCGCTGGAAGGGAATTTCTGCCGGTGCACGGGCTACCACAACATTGTGCGGGCCATTCAGTACGCGGCCGCCCGCATGCGCGGCGAGGCCGTCGTCCCGCGGGGCGAAGCCGCGTCCACGGGGGCATCCTGA